From Quercus robur chromosome 8, dhQueRobu3.1, whole genome shotgun sequence:
CATGTGTCGTTACCTTTGCCTGTCATCATAGCTACTCATCCATATGACACTATCAAAGGTTCTCTGGAATCCTCTCTTGATCTGTTGCTATAGTAGAAGTACAACACCAATTGTATAATCCCCAAAATGGTTCCAATCCCATTGGGGACCTGAAATTCGtacagaaataaaatatttactcgTGGGAAAATACACAAGCCCACATATAAAAAACTGAACTGGTAAAGTATTGGTATCAAAGAAATTAGAAAatacagagacagagagagagaggagcaaACAATGTGCTGAGGGAAGCTTACATAAATGAATGGATCATAATTAAACAGTCCATATAGAAAGAAACATGAGCTCATTAGGAAGGTGGAAAGGGAGAGATAAAATGGCATAAATTCTACACTCTTTGTCCGGATCACCAAATTCTGAAGGAtataacaacaaacaaaaagtaaTCAAAAGTTGAGCAATTAAAGAGACAACATTTCTAGCAAAAGGTATGCAAATGCCTGATATAAAACTTACAATTATAAACAATGGAGAAGCAAACATTGACACAAGGGAAGCACCACTCAGTGATCCAACAAAGATCCACCGCATCATATGGTCAATCATTTGCAAGCTTCCAGCCACTACAATTGCAAACAACACAAAAACTGCCAGCAACAAACCAAGCATCCTCAACTGCCAGCAACATTTAAGGGGAAAGTGAATGACAGCGTAGAATTAGACAAAAGGCTTTCAGGAATTTCATCATCATATTAAGTTTGCGTGTATTTAACCTTTTTCACTTTCTCAGCATATACTATGAAGATTATAATGTAGATCATCTGAAAAACTGCACCGATTGAATTGACAGTTGTAACCAATACATTGTCAGAAGATATGAGGGGGGTGCCGTACCACATGCAGAGCAAGCAATTCAAAAGAGCATATATATACGGCAGCCCTGAGAACTGTTCTGTTGACTGGTTTCTGATAATTCTCCTAAAAGTGggcctgaatttttttttgttattggggggaggggggtaaAAAAACTAGTTAGGGgatgaaatataatataa
This genomic window contains:
- the LOC126695110 gene encoding bidirectional sugar transporter SWEET2, which produces MISSSSVLAICKDAAGVAGNIFAFGLFVSPMPTFRRIIRNQSTEQFSGLPYIYALLNCLLCMWYGTPLISSDNVLVTTVNSIGAVFQMIYIIIFIVYAEKVKKLRMLGLLLAVFVLFAIVVAGSLQMIDHMMRWIFVGSLSGASLVSMFASPLFIINLVIRTKSVEFMPFYLSLSTFLMSSCFFLYGLFNYDPFIYVPNGIGTILGIIQLVLYFYYSNRSREDSREPLIVSYG